TATAAtctctttattattatttttgaaaaacatatatattgTTCAAATTAGTTAACCTAACTCACATGGTGCATAGttagaaattaaattttatctattttatgAAATATGACCAAAATTGCTTTATATTAAATCGTTTGTTCATGTTGTCCTTTGATGTTTGTTATTTTAGAGAATTTTTTCAGAATGTTCGAAACGTGAACCAATATATTATTAcataaatgaattttttttttatgtatttctcAAATTATATAATAgtaatactttttctttttacttttctcccggcattaaaaaaaatgtaaaatccAGTTCCCCCATATGAATGCCACCACAATTCAGAAAAGGATCTCATCGCCCTCCTCCGTCACCAGATTTCAAAGCTTTTTGAGATTTTTCAGAGGCTTTGCGACACGTCTCCACCGCCATTACCATCTCAGCACTGAATCCTCCATCAccactctctctctatctctctctctctctctctacatcaTATATCATATTCTCTCCCTCATCATTCACacagaaaaaggagagaaaaattttccctttttctctGATACGTCGGATAGATCTGGACCCTCTGCTTGCTTTTTCCTTTAATGTAATTGGTAAGCGATCTGAGCATTCGCACCCCGTTTTTCTTATGCAATTTTCGGTAATCTGTGTTTAATCAGGTGCTTAATTAGTGTTTTCTGGGTTAATTAGAGTTTGATCCTTGGTGTTtgataaattgaatttgaactCAGCACAGTAAAAGCTCTAATCTTTGTGGGTCTCGTTTGGGAAACAAGAAACTGTAACTTTTAAAGCTCCAAGCTTCTCTCACTAGCTCTTTTGAAACAAATAGAGCATTACCCAGTATGCAAGTTTTGTGCTTTTATAGTGATTAAAGAGTATTTTCTTGATTTAAAGGGATGCTTAATTAGTTAGTAATGGATGCATTTGGATCAATTAATTATACTTAATGCTGTATTAGCTTGGTTAATTGGGTAGTCTTTATATTCTTGATTAATCACAGAATTTGAACCCATCTGGATCTATGGACTGCTTTTGCTTGTAATTGTATAGATGATGTTAAGCAAATCTAATGTGGGTTTTGCGGTTTTCAACGTAACGATGCACGTAAATCGTAATTAGACAGGTTTGTGGTGGgttgtgtgtgtggtgttgcTGTAGTGGATTTGCATTTTTCAGATTTCGTTGTCTGTGGTAATGAATTAGTGTGGGAATTATTTCAGGCGCACAATGGCTCCGAAAGCGAATGCAGACGGTCGGACTAGGAGCTCGGTGCAAATTTTTATTGCAGCTGGTCTGTGCtgttttttctatattttgggTGCTTGGCAGAGAAGTGGTTTTGGAAAGGGAGATAGTATCGCTTTAGCGATCACTAAGAATGAGGCTGACTGCAATATTATTCCAAGTCTAAGTTTTGATTCCCAACATGCCGGTGAAGTTGGAAATATCGATGAATCTGAATCGAAGCCCAAAGTTTTCGAACCGTGTCATCATCGTTACACTGATTACACCCCGTGCCAAGATCAGAAGCGTGCAATGACATTCCCAAGGGAAGATATGAATTATCGAGAGAGGCATTGCCCTCCTGAGGAAGAAAAGTTACATTGCCTTATTCCAGCACCAAAGGGGTATGTAACTCCATTCCCCTGGCCAAAGAGCCGTGACTATGTACCATATGCCAATGCACCATATAAGAGCTTGACTGTTGAGAAGGCTGTTCAGAACTGGATCCAATATGAGGGTAACGTATTTCGATTCCCTGGTGGGGGAACACAGTTTCCTCAAGGGGCAGATAAATATATTGATCAGCTTGCTGCTGTGATACCAATAAAGAATGGGACAGTAAGAACTGCACTGGACACCGGTTGTGGGGTATGTTGTGTTCCCCTAGTTCACTGTATTTTTAGCCTTGATTCCATTCTTTTATGTTtgccctttctcttatctggaagaaaatttgaattttcttctaTTTGTGTGATCCATATGATGTAACAATGGTATATTTTTCGTAGGTTGCCAGTTGGGGTGCATACTTGTTGAGTAGAAATGTTCTTGCCATGTCGTTTGCGCCAAGAGATTCCCATGAGGCACAAGTCCAATTTGCTCTTGAGAGGGGTGTACCTGCAGTTATTGGTGTTCTGGGTACAATAAAGCTGCCCTATCCATCCAGAGCCTTTGACATGGCTCATTGTTCTCGTTGCTTAATTCCATGGGGAATAAATGGTATGCATTAGATACACCAAACTCAGAATACTCCTACATGGTATGAATTGTTGATATCTAATAATCAGTAGTCACTTCTAGCATTCAATTTTCTATTTGTTATGTACAGATGGAAAATATCTCAAGGAAGTTGACCGAGTTCTTAGGCCTGGGGGTTATTGGGTGCTTTCGGGTCCTCCGATCAATTGGAAGAATAATTACCAAGCATGGCAGCGTCCCAAGGAGGATCTTCAGGAGGAACAGAGACAGATTGAAGAAGCTGCTAAACTTCTTTGCTGGGAGAAGAAGTCTGAGAAGGGTGAAACTGCCATTTGGCAGAAGAGGGTAGACTCTGATTCATGTGGAGACAGACAAGATGATTCCCGTGCTAACTTTTGTAAAGCTGATGAAGCAGATAGCGTCTGGTATTTCCCTGTGGTTAAATTTTGTTTaccattctaatttttttaatacttgGAGGCCTTTGTTCAGTTATCAATTGATAAGAAGACCTTGATTCCTTTTTGGTCTCCTCTAATAACTTTGCATGCATCCAATTTGTGTGTTTCGACTTTTAAAAAAATGCCAGCATGTGTATGATGATGGAAAAATATGGGGCAACTACTTTTAAATGAACGCGAATGGTATGCAAATATTGTTACCTTAAAGTTTTTAGCAAACAGGGTTTGTGGTTATCTGTAGTGAAAAGCCTTGCAGAAATATTTTTAGTTTCAAATTTTGCATCAAAGGGGTCCTGAGTTCTGGTCAGGTTACAAATAAGAAAACTCCACGTTTGTGCATTGCTTATCAGCTTATGCTGTTAACATAGATAtactttttcttatttaatttttattcatttgGTTGTTATCAGGTATAAGAAAATGGAGGGATGCATAACTCCATACCCTAAAGTTTCCAGTGGGGAGTTGAAGCCGTTTCCAAAAAGGCTTTATGCTGTTCCCCCCAGGATTTCTAGTGGGTCTGTTCCTGGAGTTTCTGTTGAGGACTACGAGGAGGATAACAACAAATGGAAGAAGCACGTGAATGCTTATAAAAGAATCAATAAACTAATAGACACAGGAAGGTATCGCAACATTATGGATATGAATGCTGGTTTGGGTGGTTTTGCTGCTGCAATTGAATCTCCAAAATTGTGGGTCATGAATGTGATGCCCACAATAGCCGAGAAAAATACGCTGGGTGTTGTATATGAGCGAGGATTGATTGGAATCTACCATGATTGGTACCCTACTCTGAACTTTTCTCCCTTGTCTAATTGTTCCTCTAGAGCATCCTTTTGAGCAAATTCTGTTGACATTCCTATATTTACCACGCTTGCTAGACTATGTGCTTTCAAGATAACCATTGTAATTTCCTTTCCTGCTAAAAATGTCATCTGGCAGCTGAACATTTGTGTCCAAAGTTAGAACATATCAATAGAATTGTGTTGCGTATTTTACAGCGTATGTAAGGCTATGTCCAAAACGGTTTTAGAAGTGAATTATATATACCAATCATTTCTTCCTTAAAACAAAAAGTTCCTAGGATGTGTTAAATAATTGTGAGGTCCTGGTGAAGATTTCACCGTTCATTAATTTTGTTCATTTGTCAaccattttattcttttttctgGTGATTCTATATCAGGTGTGAAGGTTTCTCTACTTACCCAAGGACATATGACCTCATTCATGCCCATGGTGTTTTCAGTATGTACAATGGAAAGTAAGTTGTATATCTTTAttagttattattttttggCTCTTGTTAGTTCTTTTTTTCACTCCAACGGAGAAAGCCTTAGCTCAATCCTCAAATTATTTGGTGTAATACCTAATGAGATATTTCTTGGGCTCAGTACATAGAAAACAGTGTTAAGCTTGATTCTATTGCTGGTTTCAGTATGGATGGATTGACCTTGATGATGTTAAGCTCATTTAGGTCAACCTGACATTCTGAACTTGTTTAGCTTCATTCAATCTTGGTTCTCTACCCTTTGTGCTTCTTCTCGGTTGAATATTGTTCTTGAAGCTTATTGGATTGGCCTGCCTTATTATTCATGTCGAATGATTAAGAATGGTTAATACAGTAAACATTTTAGGACGTTCTTTTACGGTCCAACAGTGATTTCCCTGAGCACTTTGCTTATAAACGATGCTACATGAAGCCTTTTAGTTTGAGGGTGGAACTACTGTTTTGGTTACAATAGTATATGTACATCTAATACCAACTATTTGTTAACTTGTCATAATAAGAATCCGGCTGTCGTGTTGCGGAACCATCTGGATGAGGGATAGTATATGTAGATCCAATGAGGGGTAGTTGTTAAAGTAATGACAGGGATCCCATACTTGGAATAGTAGACGTAGAACTAACTTCTTCAATTCCAGATTGTTTCTTATGCCAAGACCAATTCAATAATGTTTTGCTTATTCTTTCCTTCTGCTTTTCTCTGACTGCTAAGCTGTATTGAATGTATTGCAGATGCAACTGGGAAGACATTCTTCTAGAGATGGATCGGATCTTGCGGCCAGAAGGTGCCGTCATATTCCGTGATGAAGTCGATGTATTAATTAAGGTGAAGAAGATAGTAGGAGGAATGAGATGGGATACTAAACTGGTGGACCATGAGGATGGTCCCCTTGTACCAGAGAAGGTATTGGTTGCTGTGAAGCAGTACTGGGTTGGAAACTCCACCTCCGCACAATGAATGCCTTAAAAGGACTGCCTCGAGGCCTCGGCGTGGATCTAAGCTGGCAATGTTCTCTGTTACAAGTCCTCACAGGGATGTGTATTTTTCCAGTGCTCACTTTTGCTGCCCGAGTACTTCATACTTCGTAAGGAGGAGGGCTTACACAGTCTATGTTCGTTAACTATCTTCCGCCACGTTCCTTTGTAGTAATTTACAAGTAAACAAAGCTACAGAGCTACAATGCTTGTATGTTTAGAGTGTCATTCATTTTACAAAACCcctttttattattgaaattttaacgaaaagttctcggtactgtttattttaacgaaaaactatatttttacactaaaaaatcaattttggtgctattcactttaccctttattttgtcctgatcgttaaaacttaaagtttttaaatctttttaattagttttcttttttattaatcgTGTATGCCATGGAGGTTACTTAGTGgggaaaggctttgttgttgtttgtgtaTGCCGCGGAGGCCAAAATTCAAACAAACACTAGCTTCCTTAGCTGACTGGCGAAGTTCTTAGGTATGACCGTGCAGGTTAATGAGAACTCGAAACATCGATGTTCTCTGGTTTTTAAGGTTTCCTTTCCACTTATACCATTTTACCATTTTCGTAGACGATTCGACGGCTCGTAACGTCAACATGAAAACTGCCTTAGTCTGGCCAATTGTCTACGACTTCTTCGACGGTAAAATTTCGTGTGGACTAGATTTCTTGAAACCGAAGGCACAAACCAACAATGATGGAATTTATTGTGATGGGA
The nucleotide sequence above comes from Malus sylvestris chromosome 16, drMalSylv7.2, whole genome shotgun sequence. Encoded proteins:
- the LOC126607128 gene encoding probable methyltransferase PMT2, with product MAPKANADGRTRSSVQIFIAAGLCCFFYILGAWQRSGFGKGDSIALAITKNEADCNIIPSLSFDSQHAGEVGNIDESESKPKVFEPCHHRYTDYTPCQDQKRAMTFPREDMNYRERHCPPEEEKLHCLIPAPKGYVTPFPWPKSRDYVPYANAPYKSLTVEKAVQNWIQYEGNVFRFPGGGTQFPQGADKYIDQLAAVIPIKNGTVRTALDTGCGVASWGAYLLSRNVLAMSFAPRDSHEAQVQFALERGVPAVIGVLGTIKLPYPSRAFDMAHCSRCLIPWGINDGKYLKEVDRVLRPGGYWVLSGPPINWKNNYQAWQRPKEDLQEEQRQIEEAAKLLCWEKKSEKGETAIWQKRVDSDSCGDRQDDSRANFCKADEADSVWYKKMEGCITPYPKVSSGELKPFPKRLYAVPPRISSGSVPGVSVEDYEEDNNKWKKHVNAYKRINKLIDTGRYRNIMDMNAGLGGFAAAIESPKLWVMNVMPTIAEKNTLGVVYERGLIGIYHDWCEGFSTYPRTYDLIHAHGVFSMYNGKCNWEDILLEMDRILRPEGAVIFRDEVDVLIKVKKIVGGMRWDTKLVDHEDGPLVPEKVLVAVKQYWVGNSTSAQ